A region of Burkholderiales bacterium JOSHI_001 DNA encodes the following proteins:
- a CDS encoding flagellar capping protein (PFAM: Flagellar hook-associated protein 2 C-terminus; Flagellin hook IN motif): MATISSAGLGSGLDVETIVTKLVALERAPINQLQTEKSRLQADLSSYGKLQSQLSTLRDAARTLTDTTGWSPVTAASSDAATVAVSAGSSAVPSSYEMTVARMASAQQLASVAFSSAAATVGQGTITIDIGSWNGDQSAFIPKVPASTASIVIGPGDDTLEKIRDKINGAAVGVTASIVRDVHGARLTLRSTQTGAENAFRIGVTEDGAAGLSALAYDPSVGDEQMSRNQQAANAQVTINGLAVESASNTLSDVMDGLTLTLGKPSATPVTVTVNRDTEAVKKNITDFATAYNETVKFLREQTKYDAGSKAAGTLQGDRTAAMLQNQLRAIMGATTGASSVLKRLTDIGLDPQSDGTLKVNATKLTSGVAKLDELKKMFSGTDGAVSANNGFAVQMRRFTDLVLGDGGALTSRQEALRASITRNDSRQTQLADRVDAFEKRVRAQYSALDTRMGQLSGLSSYITQQIAQFNKN, translated from the coding sequence ATGGCAACGATCTCGTCCGCCGGTCTTGGCAGCGGTCTCGACGTCGAGACCATCGTCACCAAATTGGTCGCGCTGGAACGCGCGCCCATCAATCAGCTGCAGACCGAGAAGTCCCGGCTGCAGGCCGACCTGTCTTCATACGGCAAGTTGCAGAGCCAACTGTCCACGCTGCGCGACGCGGCCCGCACGTTGACCGACACCACCGGCTGGTCGCCGGTGACCGCTGCGTCGTCCGACGCCGCCACGGTGGCGGTGTCCGCCGGCTCGTCGGCCGTGCCGTCGAGTTACGAAATGACCGTGGCCCGCATGGCCAGCGCCCAGCAACTGGCCAGCGTGGCCTTTTCCAGCGCCGCTGCCACGGTGGGGCAGGGCACCATCACCATCGACATCGGCAGCTGGAATGGCGACCAGTCCGCCTTCATCCCCAAGGTACCGGCCAGCACGGCCAGCATTGTCATTGGCCCGGGGGACGACACCCTGGAGAAGATCCGCGACAAGATCAACGGCGCCGCCGTGGGCGTGACGGCCTCCATCGTGCGCGATGTGCACGGCGCGCGGCTCACCTTGCGTTCCACCCAGACCGGGGCCGAAAACGCCTTTCGCATCGGCGTGACCGAAGACGGCGCGGCCGGGCTGTCGGCGCTGGCCTACGACCCGTCGGTGGGCGACGAGCAGATGAGCCGCAACCAACAGGCGGCCAACGCTCAGGTCACCATCAACGGCCTGGCCGTGGAATCGGCCAGCAACACCCTTAGCGACGTGATGGACGGGCTGACCTTGACGCTGGGCAAGCCCAGCGCCACGCCGGTGACCGTGACCGTCAACCGCGACACCGAGGCGGTGAAAAAGAACATCACCGACTTCGCCACCGCCTACAACGAGACGGTGAAATTCCTGCGCGAGCAGACCAAGTACGACGCGGGCAGCAAGGCCGCCGGCACGCTGCAGGGCGACCGCACCGCGGCCATGCTGCAGAACCAGCTGCGCGCCATCATGGGCGCCACCACCGGGGCGTCCAGCGTGCTCAAGCGCCTGACCGACATCGGCCTGGACCCGCAGAGCGACGGCACGCTGAAGGTGAACGCCACCAAGCTGACGTCCGGCGTGGCCAAGCTCGACGAACTGAAGAAGATGTTCTCGGGCACCGACGGCGCGGTCAGCGCCAACAATGGCTTTGCGGTGCAGATGCGCCGCTTCACCGACCTGGTGCTGGGTGACGGCGGAGCCCTCACCAGCCGCCAGGAGGCGCTGCGCGCCAGCATCACCCGCAACGATTCGCGCCAGACCCAGTTGGCCGACCGCGTGGACGCCTTCGAGAAGCGCGTGCGCGCCCAGTACAGCGCGCTGGACACCCGCATGGGACAGCTGAGCGGGCTGTCCAGCTACATCACCCAGCAGATCGCGCAGTTCAACAAGAACTGA
- a CDS encoding flagellin/flagellar hook associated protein (PFAM: Bacterial flagellin N-terminal helical region; Bacterial flagellin C-terminal helical region), producing MGAIINTNIGSLNAQRNMISSQASLATSMQRLSSGLRVNSAKDDAAGLAIAERMNAQVRGMNVAVRNANDGISMAQTAEGALSKVGDALQRMRELAVQSRNASNSDSDKDSLNKEFAELQKEITRVIGGTAFNGKHVIGADGTAMTFQIGANTSADDEVVVTTENLNSNADISAISATTVVIDSTAGTTAIASVIENIDTALDTVNNQRAFFGATQSRFEAIISNLQQSVENQSAARSRIMDADFAQETANLSRSQILQQAGTAMVAQANQLPQQVLSLLR from the coding sequence ATGGGTGCCATCATCAACACCAACATCGGTTCGCTGAATGCTCAGCGCAACATGATCAGTTCGCAGGCCTCTTTGGCCACGTCCATGCAACGCCTGTCTTCCGGCCTGCGTGTGAACAGTGCCAAGGACGACGCCGCCGGCCTGGCGATTGCCGAACGCATGAACGCACAAGTGCGTGGCATGAACGTGGCGGTTCGCAATGCCAACGACGGCATCTCGATGGCGCAGACCGCTGAAGGCGCGCTGTCCAAGGTGGGCGACGCCCTGCAGCGAATGCGGGAACTGGCGGTGCAGTCTCGCAACGCGTCCAACAGCGACAGCGACAAGGATTCGCTGAACAAGGAATTCGCCGAACTGCAGAAGGAAATCACCCGCGTCATCGGCGGCACGGCCTTCAACGGCAAGCATGTCATCGGCGCCGACGGCACGGCCATGACCTTCCAGATCGGCGCCAACACCTCCGCTGACGACGAAGTGGTGGTCACGACCGAGAACCTGAACAGCAACGCCGACATCAGCGCGATCTCCGCCACCACGGTGGTGATCGACTCCACCGCCGGCACCACCGCGATTGCCAGCGTGATCGAGAACATCGACACCGCCCTGGACACGGTGAACAACCAGCGCGCCTTCTTCGGTGCCACGCAAAGCCGCTTCGAGGCCATCATCTCGAACCTGCAGCAGAGCGTGGAAAACCAGAGCGCCGCGCGCAGCCGCATCATGGACGCCGACTTCGCGCAGGAAACGGCCAACCTCAGCCGCTCGCAGATCCTGCAGCAGGCCGGCACGGCGATGGTGGCCCAGGCCAACCAGTTGCCGCAGCAGGTGCTGTCGCTCTTGCGCTGA
- a CDS encoding putative esterase of the alpha-beta hydrolase superfamily (PFAM: Patatin-like phospholipase), translated as MSSAPPHRPARKAASRPGRRAAQGPAPVNLALQGGGSHGAFTWGVLDALLEDGSLELAGLSGTSAGAMNAAVLACGLARGGRDGAREALRSFWACLSGQAQAFGPAPDLPAMNAMNLGGTPGLAQFNLDANPFFGWINAWLGLFSPYQFNPLNLNTLRDVLSAHVSDVELQNLPTPLYVTATSVRTGQPRVFSGQGLSVDALMASACLPQLFQAVQIEGEPFWDGGFVGNPSLWPLFETGVADIVLVQLDPLLRKDTPDTAVEITDRLNEITFNASLTAEMRAIHFVQKLAAQGHLPEGYLVPRLHRIADDEALAPLTASSKYNTDGRFLTELFALGRAAAQRWLAGDRRQVGQVQGCDIARVYLDPR; from the coding sequence GTGAGCTCCGCCCCGCCCCACCGACCTGCACGCAAAGCGGCTTCCCGGCCCGGCCGCCGCGCGGCCCAGGGCCCGGCACCGGTGAACCTGGCCTTGCAGGGCGGCGGCTCGCACGGCGCGTTCACCTGGGGCGTGCTGGACGCACTGCTGGAAGACGGCTCGCTGGAACTGGCCGGGCTGTCCGGCACCAGTGCCGGCGCCATGAACGCCGCGGTGCTGGCCTGCGGCCTGGCGCGCGGCGGGCGCGACGGAGCGCGCGAAGCGCTGCGCTCGTTCTGGGCCTGCCTGTCGGGCCAGGCCCAGGCCTTTGGCCCCGCGCCAGACCTGCCGGCGATGAACGCGATGAACTTGGGCGGCACCCCTGGCCTGGCGCAGTTCAACCTGGACGCCAACCCCTTCTTCGGCTGGATCAACGCCTGGTTGGGCCTGTTCAGCCCCTACCAGTTCAACCCGCTGAACCTGAACACGCTGCGCGACGTGCTGAGCGCGCATGTGAGCGACGTGGAGTTGCAGAACCTGCCCACACCGCTGTACGTCACCGCCACCTCGGTGCGAACCGGGCAGCCGCGCGTCTTCAGCGGCCAAGGCCTGAGCGTGGACGCGCTGATGGCCTCGGCCTGCCTGCCGCAGTTGTTCCAGGCGGTGCAGATCGAAGGTGAACCCTTCTGGGACGGCGGCTTCGTCGGCAACCCGTCGCTGTGGCCGCTGTTCGAGACCGGCGTGGCCGACATCGTGCTGGTGCAACTGGACCCGCTGCTGCGCAAGGACACGCCCGACACCGCGGTGGAAATCACCGACCGCCTGAACGAGATCACCTTCAACGCCAGCCTCACGGCCGAGATGCGCGCCATCCACTTCGTCCAGAAGCTGGCCGCTCAGGGCCATCTGCCCGAAGGCTACCTGGTGCCGCGGCTGCACCGCATTGCCGACGACGAGGCGCTGGCGCCGCTGACGGCCAGCAGCAAGTACAACACCGACGGGCGCTTCCTGACCGAGTTGTTCGCGTTGGGCCGCGCGGCCGCGCAGCGCTGGCTGGCGGGCGACCGGCGCCAGGTGGGCCAGGTCCAGGGTTGCGACATCGCGCGGGTGTATCTGGACCCGCGCTGA
- a CDS encoding putative O-linked N-acetylglucosamine transferase, SPINDLY family yields MSTQHNVTQKAQRHWKTGTQHAKAGQWSAASKAFDLALKLAPHESLYALNLARALLRQGRIREAGDAAEKAFRADPAQVVACALWAHCLTEQKRHAEVVTALRALPPEAPRGHDWHESLGRALQYSGKPKEAIAAYFDALALKIDLPQVHYQMGTCFNELDMKEEAAQCFHTALALGIGRHELGVRGLLSYFEREVCRWQSAQADLVALLAALHALPDGAAAPTTPFAHVTLFDDPVDQLRAARAASRQSTIDVQALPALPARTPAERQGRLRVGYVSADFHQHATCILMAEMLEHHDRERFEVTLYSHGKDDGSLMRKRIEGAAEHFVNLRGVSDRDAAQRIRDDRVDLLIDLKGYTKDNRLSLFAWKPARVSASFLGFPGSTGADFIDYIVGDPVVTPLEHAAHFDEKIAQMPVCYQPNDRQRALPTPPTRSEAGLPDDGQGGPLVLCGFNQPFKISAPVFDTWCRLLHRLPQAVLWLLEWNGQVRKNIELEAAKRGIAPERLAWAPRRHPKHHMARLQLADIFIDTWPCNAHTTASDALWAAVPVVTFAGRTFASRVAASLNHAVGLDGLICDDVAHYEERIVALAHDRPQRERLREHLAQARSGSALFDSLRFTRDIEALYLRMLDRHDQGLPAAHLPAA; encoded by the coding sequence ATGTCCACGCAACACAACGTTACCCAAAAGGCCCAGCGCCACTGGAAGACCGGCACCCAGCACGCCAAGGCGGGCCAGTGGTCTGCCGCCTCCAAGGCCTTTGACCTGGCGCTGAAGCTGGCCCCGCACGAGTCGCTGTACGCCTTGAACCTGGCGCGCGCGCTGCTGCGCCAGGGCCGCATCCGCGAAGCCGGTGACGCGGCCGAGAAGGCCTTTCGCGCCGACCCCGCGCAGGTGGTGGCTTGCGCGCTGTGGGCCCATTGCCTGACCGAGCAGAAGCGCCACGCCGAGGTGGTGACGGCGCTGCGCGCCCTGCCGCCTGAAGCGCCACGCGGGCACGATTGGCACGAGAGCCTGGGCCGCGCCCTGCAGTACAGCGGCAAGCCCAAGGAAGCGATCGCGGCCTACTTCGACGCCCTGGCGCTGAAGATCGACCTGCCCCAGGTGCACTACCAGATGGGCACCTGCTTCAACGAACTGGACATGAAGGAAGAAGCCGCGCAGTGCTTCCACACCGCGCTGGCGCTGGGCATCGGCCGCCATGAGCTGGGCGTGCGCGGGCTGCTGAGCTACTTCGAACGCGAAGTCTGCCGCTGGCAAAGCGCCCAGGCCGACCTGGTCGCCCTGCTGGCTGCGCTGCATGCCTTGCCCGACGGGGCCGCCGCGCCCACCACGCCGTTTGCCCATGTCACCCTGTTCGACGACCCGGTGGACCAACTGCGCGCCGCACGCGCGGCGTCGCGCCAGTCCACCATCGACGTGCAAGCCCTGCCGGCCCTGCCCGCGCGCACGCCGGCCGAACGCCAAGGCCGGCTGCGCGTGGGCTATGTGTCGGCCGATTTCCACCAGCACGCCACCTGCATCCTGATGGCCGAGATGCTGGAGCACCACGACCGCGAACGCTTCGAGGTGACGCTGTATTCGCACGGCAAGGACGACGGCAGCCTGATGCGAAAACGCATCGAAGGCGCGGCCGAGCACTTCGTGAACCTGCGCGGGGTGAGCGACCGCGACGCGGCGCAGCGCATCCGCGACGACCGTGTGGACCTGCTGATCGACCTGAAGGGCTACACCAAGGACAACCGCCTGTCGCTGTTCGCCTGGAAGCCGGCCCGGGTGAGCGCGTCCTTCCTGGGCTTTCCGGGTTCCACCGGCGCCGACTTCATCGACTACATCGTGGGCGACCCGGTGGTGACCCCGCTGGAACACGCGGCGCACTTCGACGAGAAGATCGCCCAGATGCCCGTCTGCTACCAGCCCAACGACCGCCAGCGCGCGCTGCCGACCCCGCCCACGCGCAGCGAGGCCGGGCTGCCCGACGATGGCCAGGGCGGGCCGCTGGTGCTGTGCGGCTTCAACCAGCCCTTCAAGATTTCAGCCCCCGTGTTCGACACCTGGTGCCGGCTGCTGCACCGCCTGCCGCAGGCCGTGCTGTGGCTGCTGGAATGGAATGGCCAGGTGCGCAAGAACATCGAGCTGGAAGCGGCCAAGCGCGGCATCGCGCCCGAACGCCTGGCGTGGGCGCCTCGGCGCCATCCCAAGCACCACATGGCCAGGCTGCAACTGGCCGACATCTTCATCGACACCTGGCCCTGCAATGCGCACACCACGGCCAGCGATGCGCTGTGGGCCGCCGTGCCGGTGGTCACCTTCGCCGGGCGCACCTTCGCCAGCCGGGTGGCGGCCAGCCTGAACCACGCCGTGGGTCTGGACGGGCTGATCTGTGACGACGTGGCCCACTACGAAGAACGCATCGTGGCATTGGCCCATGACCGGCCGCAACGCGAACGCCTGCGCGAGCACCTGGCCCAGGCCCGCAGCGGCAGCGCGCTGTTCGACAGCCTGCGCTTCACGCGCGACATCGAAGCGCTGTACCTGCGCATGCTGGACCGGCACGACCAGGGCCTGCCCGCGGCCCACCTGCCGGCAGCCTGA
- a CDS encoding ATP-dependent DNA ligase (PFAM: ATP dependent DNA ligase domain; DNA ligase N terminus; ATP dependent DNA ligase C terminal region), producing MQHFAALYAELDASPSTQHKVSALRRYLAQAVPEDAAWALYFLAGGRPRRSVSTSLMREQACLAAGLPDWLFEAGYQAAGDLAETIAQVLPPPERVASLGLAAWMTQRLLPLHGADAAMQAQALQSWWRELDTPGRFLLGKLIGGGFRVGVSRLLVQRALAEHAGLDPTLVAQRMMGFTSARTRPTAEALSALLAPPGQGAADAGQPYPFFLAQALEGPPAASLGERGLWQAEWKYDGMRAQVVRRAGRAWLWSRGEELVGEAFPEVLEQAAALPDGTVLDGELLVWPDGAARPAPFAQLQQRANRKTVGKALRQRAPVRFVAYDLLEFGGVDQRERPLAERRPALEALLAQGPYAAAPVLNTPDWPSLAAQRATSLAQGVEGLMLKALASAYGSGRSQATAGLAGGAWWKWKLEPERVDGVLIYAQAGHGRRAGVYTDYTFAVWNRAPRDAAEAQAVVDAIARREPAQPGALQLVAFTKAYSGLTDAEFAAVDREVRAHTLERFGPVRSVRPTLVFELGFEGIQRSARHKSGVALRFPRMLRLRPDKPLHQADTLDSLQALLRAREDIS from the coding sequence ATGCAGCACTTCGCCGCGCTGTACGCCGAACTGGACGCCAGCCCTTCCACCCAGCACAAGGTGTCGGCGCTGCGGCGCTACCTGGCCCAGGCCGTGCCCGAAGACGCCGCCTGGGCGCTGTACTTCCTGGCCGGCGGGCGGCCGCGGCGCAGCGTGTCCACTTCGCTGATGCGCGAACAGGCCTGCCTGGCCGCCGGCCTGCCCGACTGGCTGTTCGAAGCCGGCTACCAAGCCGCCGGCGACCTGGCCGAGACCATCGCCCAGGTGCTGCCGCCGCCCGAGCGTGTGGCCTCACTCGGCCTGGCCGCGTGGATGACCCAGCGCCTGCTGCCGCTGCACGGCGCCGACGCGGCGATGCAAGCCCAGGCCCTGCAGTCCTGGTGGCGAGAACTGGACACCCCCGGCCGCTTTCTGCTGGGCAAGCTGATCGGCGGTGGCTTCCGGGTGGGTGTGAGCCGGCTGCTGGTGCAGCGTGCGCTGGCCGAACACGCCGGGCTGGACCCCACCCTGGTGGCACAGCGCATGATGGGCTTCACCAGCGCCCGCACCCGGCCCACGGCCGAGGCCCTGTCCGCGCTGCTGGCGCCACCGGGGCAGGGCGCGGCCGACGCCGGGCAGCCCTACCCCTTCTTCCTGGCCCAGGCGCTGGAAGGCCCACCGGCGGCCAGCCTGGGCGAACGCGGTCTGTGGCAGGCCGAGTGGAAGTACGACGGCATGCGTGCGCAGGTGGTTCGGCGCGCAGGCCGCGCCTGGCTGTGGTCGCGGGGCGAGGAACTGGTGGGTGAGGCCTTCCCCGAAGTGCTGGAACAGGCCGCGGCCCTGCCCGACGGCACGGTGCTGGACGGCGAACTGCTGGTGTGGCCCGATGGTGCTGCGCGGCCGGCACCCTTTGCCCAACTGCAGCAGCGGGCCAACCGAAAAACCGTGGGCAAGGCCTTGCGCCAGCGTGCGCCGGTGCGCTTCGTCGCCTACGACCTGCTGGAGTTCGGCGGCGTGGACCAGCGCGAACGGCCCCTGGCCGAACGCCGACCGGCCTTGGAAGCCCTGCTGGCCCAGGGCCCCTACGCCGCGGCGCCGGTGCTGAACACACCCGACTGGCCCAGCTTGGCCGCCCAGCGCGCCACCAGCCTGGCGCAGGGCGTGGAGGGCTTGATGCTCAAGGCCCTGGCCAGCGCCTACGGCAGCGGGCGCAGCCAGGCCACCGCCGGCCTGGCGGGCGGCGCCTGGTGGAAGTGGAAGTTGGAACCCGAACGGGTGGACGGGGTGCTGATCTACGCCCAGGCCGGCCACGGCCGCCGCGCCGGTGTGTACACCGACTACACCTTCGCGGTCTGGAACCGGGCCCCGCGGGACGCGGCGGAGGCCCAGGCCGTGGTGGACGCCATCGCCCGGCGCGAGCCGGCCCAGCCCGGTGCCTTGCAGCTGGTGGCCTTCACCAAGGCCTACTCGGGTTTGACCGACGCCGAATTCGCCGCGGTGGACCGCGAGGTGCGTGCCCACACGCTGGAAAGGTTCGGTCCGGTGCGCAGCGTGCGGCCCACGCTGGTGTTCGAACTGGGTTTTGAAGGTATCCAGCGCAGCGCGCGCCACAAATCCGGCGTGGCCTTGCGCTTCCCCAGAATGCTGCGCCTGCGGCCGGACAAGCCGTTGCACCAGGCTGATACCCTGGACAGCTTGCAGGCGCTGTTGCGCGCCAGAGAGGACATATCGTGA
- a CDS encoding flagellin/flagellar hook associated protein (PFAM: Bacterial flagellin N-terminal helical region; Bacterial flagellin C-terminal helical region) — MPQTINTNLASMNAQRNLNGSQNSLATSMQRLSSGLRVNSAKDDAAGLAIAERMNAQVRGMNVAVRNANDGISMSQVAEGALSRVGDALQRMRELALQSRNASNSDSDKDSLNKEFAELQKEITRVIGGTTFNGKHIMGAEATGMTFQIGANVTGDDIIQVTTENLNSNADITAVTVSTAVIDSTANATAIASVISFIDTALDTVNNQRATFGATQSRFEAIISNLQQSVENQSAARSRIMDADFAQETANLSRAQILQQAGTAMVAQANQLPQQVLRLLQG; from the coding sequence ATGCCGCAAACCATCAATACCAACCTGGCCTCGATGAATGCCCAGCGCAACCTCAACGGTTCGCAAAATTCATTGGCCACGTCCATGCAGCGGCTGTCCTCCGGCCTGCGTGTGAACAGTGCCAAGGACGACGCTGCCGGCCTGGCGATTGCCGAACGCATGAACGCGCAGGTGCGCGGCATGAACGTGGCAGTGAGAAACGCCAACGACGGCATATCCATGTCCCAGGTGGCCGAAGGCGCGCTGTCCCGCGTGGGCGACGCCCTGCAGCGCATGCGTGAGCTGGCGCTGCAGTCGCGCAATGCGTCCAACAGCGACTCCGACAAGGATTCGCTGAACAAGGAATTCGCCGAGCTGCAGAAGGAAATCACCCGCGTCATCGGGGGCACCACCTTCAACGGCAAGCACATCATGGGCGCCGAGGCCACGGGCATGACCTTCCAGATCGGCGCCAATGTTACCGGCGACGACATCATCCAGGTCACGACCGAGAACCTGAACAGCAACGCCGACATCACGGCGGTGACGGTGAGCACCGCGGTCATCGACAGCACCGCCAACGCCACGGCCATCGCCAGCGTCATCAGCTTCATCGACACGGCGCTGGATACAGTGAACAACCAGCGCGCAACCTTCGGCGCCACGCAAAGCCGCTTCGAGGCCATCATCTCGAACCTGCAGCAGAGCGTGGAAAACCAGAGCGCGGCGCGCAGCCGCATCATGGACGCCGACTTCGCGCAGGAAACCGCCAATTTGTCACGCGCGCAGATCCTGCAGCAGGCCGGCACCGCCATGGTGGCCCAGGCCAACCAGCTGCCGCAACAGGTCTTGCGCCTGCTGCAAGGGTGA